The sequence below is a genomic window from Bosea sp. F3-2.
CGCGTCATCCGCATGGTGCCCTACAAGGACGGCCAGGCGAATGAGGGCCATAGCTGCGTCAAGGGCCGCTTCGCCTGGGGCTACGCCACCCACAAGGACCGCATCACCAAGCCGATGATCCGCGACCGGATCACCGATCCCTGGCGCGAGGTCTCCTGGGAGGAGGCGATCGGCAAGGCGGCCTCCGAGTTCAAGCGCATCCAGGCGAAATACGGCCGCGAATCCGTCGGCGCCATCACCTCGTCGCGCTGCACCAATGAGGAGGTCTTCCTCATCCAGAAGCTGGTGCGCGCCGCCTTCCGCAACAACAATGTCGATACCTGCGCCCGCGTCTGCCATTCGCCGACCGGCTATGGCCTGAAGACGACACTCGGCACCTCGGCCGGCACGCAGGACTTCAAATCGGTCGACAAGGCCGACGTCATCCTGGTGATCGGCGCCAATCCGACCGATGGCCATCCGGTCTTCGCCTCGCGGATGAAGAAGCGGCTGCGCGAGGGTGCGAAGCTGATCGTCGCCGATCCGCGCCGCATCGACCTCGTCCGCTCGCCGCATGTCCAGGCGGACTACCATCTGCCGCTGAAGCCCGGCACCAATGTCGCGCTGCTCAATGCGCTCAGCCATGTCGTGGTCACGGAAGGGCTGATCGACGAGGACTATGTGCGCGAGCGCTGCGACCTCGCCGATTTCGAGCACTGGGCCCGCTTCGTCGCCCGCGAGGAGAATTCGCCGGAGGCGAGCGAACAATATACCGGCGTGCCGGCGGCCGATGTGCGCGCCGCGGCGCGGCTCTACGCCACCGGCGGCAATGGTGCGATCTATTACGGGCTCGGCGTCACCGAGCACAGCCAGGGCTCGACCACGGTGATGGCGATGGCGAACCTCGCCATGGCGACCGGCAATATCGGCCGCGACGGCGTCGGCATCAATCCGCTGCGCGGGCAGAACAATGTGCAGGGCTCCTGCGACATGGGTTCCTTCCCGCACGAATTCTCGGGCTATCGCCACGTCTCCGACGATTCCACCCGGCAGGTCTTCGAGATGCTGTGGGGCGTGCCGCTCGATCCCGAACAGGGCCTGCGCATTCCCAACATGCTGGACGAGGCGGTCGAGGGCACGTTCAAGGGCCTCTATGTCCAGGGCGAGGACATCGCCCAGTCCGACCCCAACACCAAGCACGTCACGGCGGGGCTGGCGGCGATGGAATGCGTCGTCATCCAGGACATCTTCCTGAACGAGACGGCGAAATACGCCCATGTCTTCCTGCCCGGCGCGTCCTTCCTGGAGAAGGACGGCACCTTCACCAATGCCGAGCGTCGCATCAACCGCGTGCGGCAGGTGATGGCGCCGCTCGCCGGCAAGGACGAGTGGCAGGTGACGATCGAACTGGCGCGGGCGCTCGGCTACGAGATGTCCTACAGCCATCCCGGCGAGATCATGGACGAGATCGCGCGGCTGACGCCGAGCTTCGCCGGCGTCTCCTACGACAAGCTCGACAAGCTCGGCTCGGTGCAGTGGCCCTGCAACGACAAGGCACCGACCGGCACGCCGCTGATGCATGTCGACCGCTTCGTGCGCGGCAGGGGCAAGTTCATGATCACCGAATACGTCCCGACCGAGGAACGGACCGGCCCGCGCTTCCCGCTGCTGCTCACCACCGGGCGCATCCTCTCGCAATACAATGTCGGCGCGCAGACGCGGCGCACCGAGAACGGCGCCTGGCATGACGAGGATGTGCTGGAGATCCACCCTTTCGACGCCGAGAGCCGCGGCATCCGCGACGGCGATCTCGTCGCGCTTGCCAGCCGCTCGGGCGACATCGCGCTCAGGGCGGAAATCTCCGAGCGCATGCAGCCGGGCGTGGTCTACACCACCTTCCACCACGCCAAGACCGGCGCCAACGTCATCACCACCGACTTCTCGGACTGGGCGACGAACTGCCCGGAATACAAGGTCACCGCCGTCGAGGTGCGGCGCACCAACGCCTGGTCGGCCTGGCAGGAGAAGAACTTCGAGGAAGACATCACCCTGCGCCGGATCGCGGAGCGCCTGCCCGATGCCGCGGAATAACCCGCCCGCCCAGCCGCCGGCCTCGGCCGCCGTCAAGGCCAATCCGCTGCACTTCGGCGCAGCGCCGGACAGCACGCGCGAGATCGAGGTCGCGGTCGAGACGCCGATCAACATCGTCTATGGCAACATGCCCTATGCGGTGATGATGGCGAGCCCGTCGGACCTCGAGGATTTCGTCACCGGCTTCAGCCTGACCGAGGGCATCGTGCGCGGCGCGGACGAGATCCGCGGCATCGCCATCGAACCCAGGGACGAGGGCGTGATCGTCACGGTCGAGCTCGCGCCGGGGCGCTTCCGCGAGCATCTGGCGCGGCGGCGCAACCTGTCGGGGCGGACCTCCTGCGGGCTCTGCGGCGTCGAGACCATCGAGGAGATCCCGATGGCGGATGCGGCGACGCGGGCTTCCCGCGCCGTGCCCGCCTCGGCGATCGAGGCGGCGCTCGCAGCGCTCGACAAGCATCAGCCGCTGAACCAGCTCACCCGCGCCGTCCACGCCGCCGCCTGGTGCGATCCCTCGGGAGCGATCCTGGCGGTACGGGAGGATGTCGGCCGGCACAACGCGCTCGACAAGCTGATCGGCGCCCGATTACGCGCCGGCGCCGATGCCAGCGAGGGCTTCCTGCTCGTCACCAGCCGCGCCTCCTTCGAGATGGTCGAGAAGGCGGCGATCTTCGGTGCCGGCACGCTGGTCGCGATCTCGGCGCCGACTTCGCTCGCCATCGAGCGGGCGAAGCATCTCGGCCTGGCGCTGGCGGCGGTGGCGCGCCGCGATGGCTGCATCGTCTTCACCGGCGCGCTCGCGCCCGAACCCGAGACCATCGCCAGATGATGGAGGCTGCGCTGACGACCGGGCCCGCCCCAGGCGATCATCACGACGAGAACATCGCGAAGCTCCGGCGCATGGCCGGGCAGATCGCCGATTTCTTCAAGGCCTATCCGGAGGAGGAGGCGGCCGCCTCCGTCGCCGATCACATCAACCAGTTCTGGACCGGGCGCATGCGTGGGGACTTCCTCGCCGCCTTCGCTGCCCGGCCGGAGGACCTCCCACCCCTGCTGCAGCGCGCCCTGCCGCGGATCAGGCCGGGGCGCGGGAGTTAGCACGCAAGGCGCCGCCAGAGCACGCGCCGATCTGACTGCAACGCAGTCAGATCGGAGAACGCGTTCTCTCACTTAAGTTTAGAGACGGATTCACCGATCAGGTTGATCCAACCTGATCGGATCCGGCTCTAGGGCGGTGCATCGAGAAGTTCAACGAGCCGGGACCCTACCCGGCCCGAACGGCGAAGCTTTGGGGAAAGGAAACGGGGAATGAGCGTCGCACAGGACATCGGAGAGATCGGGGGCGGCATCGGCCTGCTCGACCGCGAACGGACCATCGCCAAACCGGGCTTCAACCGCTGGCTCGTGCCGCCGGCTGCGCTGTGCATCCATCTGTGCATCGGCATGGCCTATGGCTTCTCGGTGTTCTGGCTGCCGCTGAGCCAGGCGATCGGCATCATCAAGCCGGTGGCCTGCGCCGCCGATGTCGGCCTCGTCGCCTCGCTGTTCACTACCGCTTGCGACTGGAAGGTCGCCGATCTCGGCTGGATGTACACACTGTTCTTCGTGCTGCTCGGCTCCTCCGCCGCGATCTGGGGCGGCTGGCTCGAGCGCGTCGGCCCGCGCAAGGCGGCCTTCGTCTCGACGCTGTGCTGGTGCGGCGGGCTGCTGATCTCGGCGCTCGGCGTCTACCTGCACCAGCTCTGGATGCTCTGGCTCGGCTCCGGCGTCATCGGCGGCATCGGGCTCGGTCTCGGCTACATCTCGCCGGTCTCGACGCTGGTGAAGTGGTTCCCGGACCGGCGCGGCATGGCGACCGGCATGGCGATCATGGGCTTCGGCGGCGGCGCGATGATCGGCTCGCCGCTCGCCGACATGCTGATGAACTCTTTCAAGACTCCGGCCTCGGTCGGCGTCTGGCAGACCTTCGTCGCGATGGCGGCGATCTATTTCGTTTTCATGATGGCCGGCACCTTCGGCTATCGCGTGCCGCCTGCGAACTGGCGCCCGGAAGGCTGGACGCCGCCGGCGACGCAGAACGCCATGATCACCTCCGGCCACGTCCATCTGAAGAACGCGCACAAGACGCCGCAGTTCTGGCTGATCTGGGCGGTGCTGACCCTCAATGTCTCGGCAGGCATCGGCGTGCTCGGCATGGCCTCGCCGATGCTGCAGGAGATCTTCGCGGGCTCGCTGATCGGCAAACCGGAGATCGGCTTCGCCGCGCTCGACGCCGGGCAGAAGACCCAGATCGCCACCATCGCGGCGGCCTTCGTCGGCCTGCTCTCGCTGTTCAATATCGCCGGGCGCTTCTTCTGGGCCTCGCTCTCGGACAAGCTCGGCCGCAAGCTGACCTATGCCACCTTCTTCGGGCTCGGCCTCCTGCTCTACGCGCTTTCGCCCTGGGCGGCGCATGCCGGGTCGCTGGCGCTGTTCGTCGGCTTCTTCTGTATCATCCTGTCGATGTATGGCGGCGGCTTCGCGACGGTGCCGGCCTATCTCGCCGACATGTTCGGCACGCAGTTCGTCGGCGCCATCCATGGCCGCCTGCTGACGGCGTGGTCGACCGCCGGCATCATCGGCCCGGTGGTGGTGAACTATATCCGCGAGGCGCAGATCAATGCCGGCGTGCCGCGCGCCCAGGTCTATGACCGCACCATGTACATCCTCGCCGGCATGCTGGTGCTCGGCTTCATCTGCAATCTGCTGGTCCGCCCCGTCGCGGCGAAATGGTTCATGAAAGACGCCGAGGTCGCGGCGCTGCAGGCCAAGTCGGCCAATGCCAGCGCGACCACGCATTACGGCTCCTACGGCATCGGCAAGGGCGGCTTCGACGGCACGGCCCTGCTCGCCTGGGCCGTCGTCGGCCTGCCGATCGCCTGGGGCGTCTGGATCACCCTGTCGAAGTCGCTGGCGCTGTTCCGCTAGAGCACGCGCCGATCTGACTGCAACGCAGTCAGATCGGAAAACGCGTTCTTTCACTTAAGTTTAGAGACGGATTCACCGATCAGGTTGGTTCAACCTGATCGGATCCGGCTCTAGCGGGAGCGTCCGCGCAAGATTGGCGAGGCCCGCATCGGGGAACCGGTGCGGGCCTCGCTGCTTCCGGCAAGTCGTCATACGCTCGGACGGCGAACCTGCTACGCTCTCGCCCGTTGTGGAAAGGCGGCTCCGCCTGACGGCGCCACCATCCAGCTTCAACCACGAGAGGAGTCAGCATCATGGCCATCAACAGGACCGGTTCGGCCCATTGGGAAGGCGGCATCAAGGACGGCAAGGGCGCGATCTCGTCTGAGAGCGGCGCGCTCAGCGCCTACCCTTATGGCTTCTCCAGCCGCTTCGAAGGCAAGCCCGGCAGCAATCCCGAGGAGTTGATCGGCGCGGCGCATGCCGCCTGCTTCACCATGGCGCTCTCGCTGATCCTGGGCGAGGCTAATCTCAAAGCCGATGCGCTCGATACCAGCGCGCGCGTGACGCTCGACAAGCTCGACGACGGCTACGCTATCACCGCGATCCACCTCACCCTGACGGGCAAGGTGCCCGGCGCCGACCAAGCGACCTTCCAGTCGCTGGCCGACAAGGCCAAGGCCGGCTGCCCGGTCTCGAAACTGTTCAAGGCGCCGATCACGCTGGAAGCGACGCTGGCGGACTAGGCGGCGTCGACAATTGCTGGATCGCTTCTGATCAGAACCACCATCGTCATTCCGGGTTCGCGCCTGCGCGAAGACCCGGAATGACGATGGTGTTGCTCGACGCCGCTCCGATCAAGTGTCAACAGCCCTCAGCCTCAGGCGAAGTGGCAGGACACTTCGACGCCGTCGATCGGCCGTAGCTCCGGCCGCTCGCTGCGGCAGCGATCGGCGGCTTGCGCGCAGCGCGGGTTGAAGCTGCAGCCTGGCGGCGGCGCGATCGGGCTCGGCACCTCGCCGGACATCGGCCTGCGCGCTCGGTTCGGCCGCTCGACATCGGGGATCGTATCGAGCAGCAGCCGCGTATAGGGGTGGCGCGGCTGCGTAAAGACCTCCTCGGCCGGCCCCGCCTCGACGAAGCGGCCGAGATACATGATCGCGAGATCGTCCGACATGTGCCGGACGACCGAAAGGTTGTGGCTGATGAAGAGATAGGTCAGCCCGAATTCCTTCTGCAGCCGGACCATCAGGTTGAGGATTTGCGCCTGGACGGAGACGTCGAGCGCCGAGGTCGGCTCGTCGCAGACCAGGAAGTCGGCCTCCGTGGCGAGTGCGCGCGCGATCGAGATGCGCTGGCGCTGGCCGCCGGAGAAGGCGTGCGGATAGCGGCTCGCATCGGTCCGGGAGAGGCCGACGACCTCCAAGAGATCGCCGACGCGCTGCTGGACCGCCGCCTCGTCCGGCCTGAGCTTCAGCTCGCGGATCGGCTCGGCGATGATGTCGCCGACGCGCCAGCGCGGGTTGAGCGAGGCATAGGGGTCCTGGAAGATCATCTGCACGCGCGGCGGGCCGAAGGAGCCATCGGCGCGGCGGATGTCGCGGAAGTTCAGCATACCCTCGGTCGGCCGCTGCAGGCCCACGACCATGCGCGCCAGCGTCGACTTCCCGCAGCCGGATTCGCCGACGATGCTGAAGGTGGTGCCGCGCTTCACCGTGAAGGAGATGTTCTCGACCGCGCGCAGGATGCGGCGCGGCTCATGCGAGAACAGCCGCGACAGGGCCGGCGCCGAGACGTCGAAGCGGCAGGAGGCCGCGGCGACATCAAGGATGATGTCGTCCTGCGGCGCTGCCTCGGCTATCGCAGGCTTCGGCGTCAGCTGACCCCGCGTGAGCGTCGTCACGGTATCACGCATGCGCCGCCTCCTTCAGTGGGAAATGGCAGGCTGCCGCATGCGCCGCCGCCGGCAGCCCGGGCTTGTGATCCCGACAGAAAGCCTCGGCCCGGCCACAGCGTGGATTGAAGGCGCAGCCGGGCGGGATGGCGTTGAGGCGCGGCATGGCGCCGTCGATCTGGTTGAGATTTTCGTGGCGGGCGTGGACGCTGGGGATCGAGGCCATCAGCCCGGCGGTATAGGGATGGTGCGGGCGGCGCACGACCTCCTCGACCGGGCCGATCTCGACGATGCGGCCAGCATACATCACCGCGACCCGGTCAGCCGTCTCTGCGATGACGCCCATGTCGTGCGTCACCAGCATGATCGATGTGCCGTGCTCGCGGCAGAGCCGCTTCAGCAGCGTGGTGATCTGCGCCTGAATGGAGACGTCGAGCGCGGTCGTCGGCTCGTCGGCGATGATCAGCGAAGGCTCGGCGCAGAGCGCGAGCGCGATGACCACGCGCTGGCGCATGCCGCCGGAAAACTGATGCGGGAAATGGTCGATGCGCGTCTCGGCCGCGGGGATGCCGACCTCCTTGAGCAGGTCGAGCGCCCGCTTGCGCGCCTCCGCCCGGCTCACCGGCAGATGGGTCATGATCGTCTCGACGATCTGGTCGCCGACCTTGAGCAGCGGATGCAGCGAGGTCAGCGGATCCTGGAAGATCGCGCCGATGCGCCGGCCGCGCAGCTTGCGCATCGCCTCCGCCGGCAGATTGTCGATGCGCTGGCCCGACAGGTGAATCTCGCCGCCGGCGACGCGCCCCGGCGGATCGAGCAGGCCGATCACCGCCGTGCCGGTCAACGACTTGCCCGCGCCGGACTCGCCGACCATGCCGAGGATTTCGCCGGGCGCGATGTCGAAGGAGACTCCGTCGAGCGCCGTCAATGGGCCGTGGCGGCCATCGAAGACGATGCGCAGGTCGCGCACGGACAGGAGAGGCGCGGCGGCGGATGCGGTCATGCAGAGACCTCGCTGCGTTCGATGGCGTAGCTCGACGAGAAGATCTCGCTCATCGGCGGATGGCCCAGGGTGCGCTCGGGATAGCGCGCCATCACGCCCTCGAACTGCTTCTGGGCGCGGGCGTTGTCGGCGGCCTCGTCCTGGCCCGGAACGACCCGGTTCTCCATGACGAAGCGGCCGTCGATCACCACCGTCGAGAAATCGCGGCCATGGCCGGTCAGCATCATGGTCTGGATGGGGTCGATGACCTGGCCGCTATGCGGGCGGTCGAGCTCGAAGACGGTGATGTCGGCGCGCGCGCCCGGCTGGAGCCGACCCAGATCGGGCCGCTGCAGCGCATCGGCGCCGCCAATGGTAGCGGCGTCGTAATAGTCCTCGGAGCGCACAGCGCCGACATTGCCGGCCATGGTGCGGGCCAGGATCATGCCGGTCTGCAGGTTCATCACCATGTCCGGCGGGCTCGTATCCGTGCCCATGGCGATGTTGAGCCCCATGGCACGGTAGCGGCCGAAATGGTCGATGGCGTTGCCGTGACGGCCCGAGACGAGCGGGCAGTGGACGATGCTCGCGCCCGAATCCCGGATGATCTCGAGGTCGCGGCCGGGACGGTCGATCAGCCGGCTGCCGGAGACGACCGTGCCATGCGGCAGCAGGCAGCGCTCGTTGAGGAAGCCGAGGCTCTCCAGCCATTCCGGCGGGCTCATGCCGTGCTGGGCAAGAACGAGGTCGTACTCGATCTTCGACTGGCAGCAATGTAGCCGGACGGGGATATCGAGCTCGCGCGAGGCGGCGGCGGTGCGGCGCAAGAGCTCGGCCGTGGAGGTCTCGATCCGATCCGGCGCGAACATCGCCCGGATCAGGCCGCCGGCGGCGCCTTCATGGCGCCGGGCGAAGTCGATCGCCGCATCGAGCTCGGCGAGGCCGCGGGCCTCGTCGTAATGAGTGACGATGCGCCCATCCGTCTCGACGAGCTGGTTGCCCGTGCGATAGGCCGGGCCGAGATAGACGCGCAGGCCGAGATCGGCGGCGGCCTCGGCTGCATCCTCGAACTCCTGCACCGTCTCGCCCCAGGCGCGGTAGAACAGCGAGGCGATCGGCAGCGCCGTGGTGATGCCGTTGCGGATCAGCGAGGCGAAGGCGTAGCGCTTCTGGAAGGCCAGCTCCTCGCGCGTGTACATCTCGTAGGGGCCGGCCTCGACATAGCTGCGCGGCCAGACCCGGCCCTTCTTCCAGGCCGGCTGGTTGTCATAGCCGAGGATGGTGGTGTCGAGGTCGGAGAGCGCATCGCAATCGACGAAGCCCGGCCCGATCAGGGCGTTGCCATAGTCGATGCGTCTGCTGACCTCGCCGGGAAAGCCGTGGCCGACGAAGACGACTTCGCCGTTCTCGAAGACGACCTCGCCGTTCTCGTAGAGGCGATGGCGGCCATCCTTGTGGCCGACCACCCAGCGTGCGGTCATCAGGATGCGGCCTTCCGGCCGCCTTTTGGCTTGCAGGCTCACGGGGCGGTCCTCACCGAGACGCCGTCACGGGCGACGATCTTGCCGCGCTTGACGACGCGACGCTTGGGCGAACGGGTCACGACCAGATCGGTCAGGCTCTGGCCGGGCATGATGACAAGGTCGGCGACCTTGCCCTCGGCGAGGCCGTAATCGGCGATCTCCATCACCGCGGCGCCGCCGCTCGTGCAGACCTGGAGGCCGAGCTCGACCTCGTCGTCGCGGCGGAAATTGTTGCGCAGGCCGATGAACATCGCCCGCTCGACCATGTCGGCATTGCCGTAGGGGCCCCAGGTGTCGCGGATGCCGTCGGAGCCCGAGCAGACGCGAACGCCGG
It includes:
- a CDS encoding amidohydrolase family protein, which codes for MTARWVVGHKDGRHRLYENGEVVFENGEVVFVGHGFPGEVSRRIDYGNALIGPGFVDCDALSDLDTTILGYDNQPAWKKGRVWPRSYVEAGPYEMYTREELAFQKRYAFASLIRNGITTALPIASLFYRAWGETVQEFEDAAEAAADLGLRVYLGPAYRTGNQLVETDGRIVTHYDEARGLAELDAAIDFARRHEGAAGGLIRAMFAPDRIETSTAELLRRTAAASRELDIPVRLHCCQSKIEYDLVLAQHGMSPPEWLESLGFLNERCLLPHGTVVSGSRLIDRPGRDLEIIRDSGASIVHCPLVSGRHGNAIDHFGRYRAMGLNIAMGTDTSPPDMVMNLQTGMILARTMAGNVGAVRSEDYYDAATIGGADALQRPDLGRLQPGARADITVFELDRPHSGQVIDPIQTMMLTGHGRDFSTVVIDGRFVMENRVVPGQDEAADNARAQKQFEGVMARYPERTLGHPPMSEIFSSSYAIERSEVSA
- a CDS encoding OsmC family protein, with the protein product MAINRTGSAHWEGGIKDGKGAISSESGALSAYPYGFSSRFEGKPGSNPEELIGAAHAACFTMALSLILGEANLKADALDTSARVTLDKLDDGYAITAIHLTLTGKVPGADQATFQSLADKAKAGCPVSKLFKAPITLEATLAD
- a CDS encoding ABC transporter ATP-binding protein, with amino-acid sequence MTASAAAPLLSVRDLRIVFDGRHGPLTALDGVSFDIAPGEILGMVGESGAGKSLTGTAVIGLLDPPGRVAGGEIHLSGQRIDNLPAEAMRKLRGRRIGAIFQDPLTSLHPLLKVGDQIVETIMTHLPVSRAEARKRALDLLKEVGIPAAETRIDHFPHQFSGGMRQRVVIALALCAEPSLIIADEPTTALDVSIQAQITTLLKRLCREHGTSIMLVTHDMGVIAETADRVAVMYAGRIVEIGPVEEVVRRPHHPYTAGLMASIPSVHARHENLNQIDGAMPRLNAIPPGCAFNPRCGRAEAFCRDHKPGLPAAAHAAACHFPLKEAAHA
- the fdhD gene encoding formate dehydrogenase accessory sulfurtransferase FdhD, whose product is MPRNNPPAQPPASAAVKANPLHFGAAPDSTREIEVAVETPINIVYGNMPYAVMMASPSDLEDFVTGFSLTEGIVRGADEIRGIAIEPRDEGVIVTVELAPGRFREHLARRRNLSGRTSCGLCGVETIEEIPMADAATRASRAVPASAIEAALAALDKHQPLNQLTRAVHAAAWCDPSGAILAVREDVGRHNALDKLIGARLRAGADASEGFLLVTSRASFEMVEKAAIFGAGTLVAISAPTSLAIERAKHLGLALAAVARRDGCIVFTGALAPEPETIAR
- a CDS encoding OFA family MFS transporter; amino-acid sequence: MSVAQDIGEIGGGIGLLDRERTIAKPGFNRWLVPPAALCIHLCIGMAYGFSVFWLPLSQAIGIIKPVACAADVGLVASLFTTACDWKVADLGWMYTLFFVLLGSSAAIWGGWLERVGPRKAAFVSTLCWCGGLLISALGVYLHQLWMLWLGSGVIGGIGLGLGYISPVSTLVKWFPDRRGMATGMAIMGFGGGAMIGSPLADMLMNSFKTPASVGVWQTFVAMAAIYFVFMMAGTFGYRVPPANWRPEGWTPPATQNAMITSGHVHLKNAHKTPQFWLIWAVLTLNVSAGIGVLGMASPMLQEIFAGSLIGKPEIGFAALDAGQKTQIATIAAAFVGLLSLFNIAGRFFWASLSDKLGRKLTYATFFGLGLLLYALSPWAAHAGSLALFVGFFCIILSMYGGGFATVPAYLADMFGTQFVGAIHGRLLTAWSTAGIIGPVVVNYIREAQINAGVPRAQVYDRTMYILAGMLVLGFICNLLVRPVAAKWFMKDAEVAALQAKSANASATTHYGSYGIGKGGFDGTALLAWAVVGLPIAWGVWITLSKSLALFR
- a CDS encoding oligopeptide/dipeptide ABC transporter ATP-binding protein, with amino-acid sequence MRDTVTTLTRGQLTPKPAIAEAAPQDDIILDVAAASCRFDVSAPALSRLFSHEPRRILRAVENISFTVKRGTTFSIVGESGCGKSTLARMVVGLQRPTEGMLNFRDIRRADGSFGPPRVQMIFQDPYASLNPRWRVGDIIAEPIRELKLRPDEAAVQQRVGDLLEVVGLSRTDASRYPHAFSGGQRQRISIARALATEADFLVCDEPTSALDVSVQAQILNLMVRLQKEFGLTYLFISHNLSVVRHMSDDLAIMYLGRFVEAGPAEEVFTQPRHPYTRLLLDTIPDVERPNRARRPMSGEVPSPIAPPPGCSFNPRCAQAADRCRSERPELRPIDGVEVSCHFA
- the fdhF gene encoding formate dehydrogenase subunit alpha, which codes for MSLIKEIDYGTPIRLSEQTVTLTIDGQSVTVPAGTSVMAAAMSMGTAIPKLCATDSLEPFGSCRLCLVEIEGRRGTPASCTTPAEDGMVVRTQSENLSSLRKGVMELYISDHPLDCLTCSANGDCELQDMAGAVGLREVRYGYEGENHVFAKTKDGAVNENWLAKDTSNPYFAYDPSKCIVCNRCVRACEEVQGTFALTITGRGFESRVAAGPTDFLGSECVSCGACVQACPTATLIENKVIEHGQPEHSVVTTCAYCGVGCSFKAEMQGDRVIRMVPYKDGQANEGHSCVKGRFAWGYATHKDRITKPMIRDRITDPWREVSWEEAIGKAASEFKRIQAKYGRESVGAITSSRCTNEEVFLIQKLVRAAFRNNNVDTCARVCHSPTGYGLKTTLGTSAGTQDFKSVDKADVILVIGANPTDGHPVFASRMKKRLREGAKLIVADPRRIDLVRSPHVQADYHLPLKPGTNVALLNALSHVVVTEGLIDEDYVRERCDLADFEHWARFVAREENSPEASEQYTGVPAADVRAAARLYATGGNGAIYYGLGVTEHSQGSTTVMAMANLAMATGNIGRDGVGINPLRGQNNVQGSCDMGSFPHEFSGYRHVSDDSTRQVFEMLWGVPLDPEQGLRIPNMLDEAVEGTFKGLYVQGEDIAQSDPNTKHVTAGLAAMECVVIQDIFLNETAKYAHVFLPGASFLEKDGTFTNAERRINRVRQVMAPLAGKDEWQVTIELARALGYEMSYSHPGEIMDEIARLTPSFAGVSYDKLDKLGSVQWPCNDKAPTGTPLMHVDRFVRGRGKFMITEYVPTEERTGPRFPLLLTTGRILSQYNVGAQTRRTENGAWHDEDVLEIHPFDAESRGIRDGDLVALASRSGDIALRAEISERMQPGVVYTTFHHAKTGANVITTDFSDWATNCPEYKVTAVEVRRTNAWSAWQEKNFEEDITLRRIAERLPDAAE